From Pulveribacter suum, a single genomic window includes:
- a CDS encoding MHYT domain-containing protein, translating into MSSALQAGTLAETSYEASLVLLSYAIAVLGSFVALTAAQHMRRPGGGLNWLNVLSAGAALGGIGVWAMHFTGMLALRLGMGSAYAMAETLVSLVAAVAATSGALAFVALRPDSGARLLGAGTVLGLGVAFMHYLGMFGMRFPGFIQWSAPLVALSVVIAVAAACAALWLAFRTRKLALRGLAALVMGVAVCAMHYTGMAAADFICTAPDALRQATPTGFAVVSAMDLPLLTALVAVGMAALIGYDQLIQRYLVPQAVRT; encoded by the coding sequence ATGAGCTCCGCCCTGCAAGCCGGCACCCTCGCCGAGACCTCCTATGAAGCCAGCTTGGTGCTGCTGTCCTACGCCATCGCCGTGCTGGGCTCATTTGTCGCCCTGACGGCGGCCCAGCACATGCGCCGCCCCGGCGGCGGCCTGAACTGGTTGAACGTCCTGTCTGCCGGCGCGGCCCTGGGCGGCATCGGCGTGTGGGCCATGCACTTCACCGGCATGCTGGCACTGCGTTTGGGCATGGGCTCGGCCTATGCGATGGCGGAGACGTTGGTCTCGCTGGTGGCCGCCGTGGCCGCCACTTCCGGCGCGCTGGCCTTCGTGGCGCTGCGTCCGGACAGCGGCGCACGCCTGCTGGGCGCCGGCACGGTGCTGGGCCTGGGCGTGGCCTTCATGCACTACCTGGGCATGTTCGGCATGCGTTTTCCGGGCTTCATCCAGTGGTCTGCACCGCTGGTGGCGCTGTCGGTGGTGATCGCCGTGGCCGCTGCCTGCGCCGCGCTGTGGCTGGCCTTTCGCACCCGCAAGCTGGCCCTGCGCGGCCTGGCGGCGCTGGTCATGGGTGTGGCGGTGTGCGCCATGCACTACACCGGCATGGCCGCGGCGGACTTCATCTGCACTGCACCCGATGCGCTGCGTCAGGCCACGCCCACGGGCTTTGCCGTGGTCAGCGCCATGGACCTGCCGCTGCTGACCGCTCTGGTCGCCGTCGGCATGGCGGCGCTGATCGGCTACGACCAGCTGATCCAGCGCTACCTGGTGCCGCAGGCGGTGCGCACCTGA